The Flavobacterium psychrotrophum region TCGATTTCTTCTTTAACCCTTGGAAGCGGATTGCCCAGGATATCCAGTTTTTCTTTTGAAAGGTAGCTGTTTAGCGATGTTTGAAGCTGTTTGTTTACTTCTTCAAGCAATACGGTTTTGCCATACTGCTTTTGTATAAGGCTTACAGGTACTGCACCTTTCCTAAATCCCGGAAGTGCTGCGTTTTTTCTATAGTTGTATAGTGCTTTGTCAACATTTGCTTTGTAATCGTCTTTTGTAATTACTACTGTAACTACAGCGTTTAGTGCGTCAACCTGCTCTCTTGTAATGTTCATCAGTTCAATTGTTTTATTTGAAATCGTGGGCGCAAAATTACGCTATTTTTACATTTTGCACAATGTTTTTGAAAATTGTATTTCAATAGCTTGAAATATGCTTATGAGCTCCGGCTAATACACGTTTTATTCTTCTGTTATCAGAGAAAGGTCGATGCCCAGCTTTGTGAATTCTGCTGTGCCGAGATCGGTCACATAATAATGCTTGTCGCTTACGTCATCTTTTGCAATCCATTTCTTTTCAATGAAATTTTCCAGCAGGAGCGTGCCGAGTTTTCCTCCAAGGTGAGAATAGCAGGTTTTAGCGGGCTTTTTCATGTTGTTAAGGTTTAGTGGTTGAGTTACTTTCTGTTGTCAGAAAGTGTTGATATCAACGCTTGTCCAAAAGAGAGCACAAGGCTGAACAAAAGCGCCTGCCAAAAGGTGGCTACCCTGAACCCTTCAAGAAGGTAATCGCAAATCATTACAATGATGCCGTTGATTACAAGCAGGAACAGGCCGAATGTAAAAATGGTTGCGGGTAATGTAAAAATGACCAGCAGGGGCTTGATGAATATATTAAGCAAACCCAGCACCACTGCCACTAAAAGTGCAGATTGAAAGCTTTCTACATATACGCCCGGCATAAAATGTGCCAGCACTAAAACGAATATTGTAGTAAAGAATATTTTTATTAACGTTTTCATAGGGTTGAATTTTTTGATAAAAATAAAAAAAGCACCGGAAATATCCGATGCTTTTAAGAAATGTATTACAAAATTTAGTTTGTTTTGACTATTGTTGGGCCTGGGTAATAGCCTGGAACAATAAGTGGCAGTTTAGCTTTGTAGTGCTCGTTGATAACCTTAAGTATCTCGTTTGCAACAAGTGC contains the following coding sequences:
- a CDS encoding ArsR family transcriptional regulator — translated: MKKPAKTCYSHLGGKLGTLLLENFIEKKWIAKDDVSDKHYYVTDLGTAEFTKLGIDLSLITEE
- a CDS encoding phage holin family protein, with translation MKTLIKIFFTTIFVLVLAHFMPGVYVESFQSALLVAVVLGLLNIFIKPLLVIFTLPATIFTFGLFLLVINGIIVMICDYLLEGFRVATFWQALLFSLVLSFGQALISTLSDNRK